Within the Thermosynechococcaceae cyanobacterium Okahandja genome, the region ATGCCTGCTAACACCTGCTGCTTGGTCAACTGTTTGTAGAAGGTATCTTCCGGCTGATCCGGGGAGCGATCGGGCAGGGCGTAAAGGGCGGTGTTATAGGTGGCGGTGCGGCGGCGGGAGCCTGTATGGGTAAAGACGGCGTAGTTGGTGAGTCGCAGTTGTTGGGTTTGTTGGCGATCGCGGGGATTGTGGGGCAACCACTGAATCACCCGAAACTGCTGGTTAATAAAGGCCGGGTCCTGCAACCGGATCGGACGTTGATGGCTAATGTCCTCCGTCAGGGTGGCAATCATAAAATCTAGGGTGGCCAAAACATCCGTCAGGCTGACCCCCTGAGCGGCCAGAATCCCTTCCCGCTGCACCACCGGATCCGTTGCACCGTAGTCCTGAAAGTACTGGCGGGTATTGCGCAGCACCTGCAACAGTTTCATGGGAGCCGTTGCAATGGGGCGATTGGGCAAGGGGCGATCGCGAAAGAGGGTGCGGCCATCAATTTCAAAGACGGGCTGGCCAAATTCATCCACCGCCGTGTAAAAGGGACTGGAAACGGGAGTGGGTGCCAGTGCCTCGGGCGGTTGAGCCGCATAGCAGCTTGCGGTTAAGGCCAATAGACTGCCGGTGAGCAGCAGTTTCCCCAGCCCAAGGTTCAGAAACGTCACGTTACCGCAGTGCCGCTAGGACTTTTGGAACCCAAGGCCATGGCTGGCGGCGTAGCGATCCATAAAGCGGATAAAGCGATCCCACTGCTCAGGGCTACGCATCGAATAGGTGGCCTCAATTGCCACCGGCTGGCCGTTAATAAACTTGGCATTGACATCCCGGGTCACCAGTTCCCCCTCTTCGTCCACCATATACATGCCCGTAATTTCGAGGTTGCCCTCTTGGACAATTTTGGGGTTATCAAAATAAAACATGGCCTGACCACTACTGCCGTCCCGTGCCCGGGTTAAGCGCACATCAGGGACAATTTCTTCATTAACGCCACGGATAAACTGAATTTCTGCCATTGAACTAAACACTACGAGCAATACTCTCTAGAATACCTGCTTGCGGGGATCATCGTTGCCCCCAGAGGCGATCCACTTGGGCATAAAGTTCCGCCAAGGTGCCGCTATTCCAGAGAACATGGTCTGCCCGGGCGATTTTGGTGGCCAAGGGAAGCTGAGCCGCAAGCCGCTGTTGCGCCGCTTCCACACTGAGGCCATCCCGCACCTGTAGCCGCGCCAACTGGGTTGCTGTATCCACCGCCACCACCCAAATAGAATCCACCAAGAACTCTAGGTTGGCCTCAAACAGGAGGGGAATCACCAGTAGGATTTGGGGCTGAGGGCACGCTTGAATGGCCTGCTGCATCTGCTCAACCACCCAAGGGTGAATCTGCCCTTCTAGCCAGTGACGTTCTTGGGGGTCGGCAAAAATAATCTCCCCTAGGCGGCTGCGATCTAGGCTGCCATTCTCGCAGCAAATGGTGCGGCCATAACGCCTGACAATGGCATCGTAAATGGGTGTGCCTTGGATAACGGCTTCGCGCGCCAGTTGATCGGCATCGATGACGGGCACCTGATAGCGCTGTTGCATATAAGCGGCGACCGCCGACTTGCCACACGCAATGCCGCCCGTGAGGCCAATCCGGTGGGGCCTAGACACCCCCTTGCAGGATCACCGCTGGACGGGCTAGGCGAACCGTTGCCCCCACATCCGAGGGAACGGTCGGTAAAAACTGCTGGTAGGTCACCGTTTGCCCCGGGCCGATGGTGGCGGGTTCGGGGGCTACTGCCCCGGTTTGAATGAGGCGACCATCTGAACCAATCACTTCAAAGTTAATCGATTGAATGGTGACGGGTTCGCGGTTGTTGTTGGTTACGGTTCCGGTTACTTCCGAGGAGCCGGGCAGTTTAATCACGGCCTGTAGGCGGGGTTGGCCGACGCGAATATTCCGCAACAGTTGCTGCTCAATCACTTTGGGATCTGCCTCTGCCGAGTCGCCCGGGGGGGTGCCACCCCTTGCGGCCACCGGCTGAGTTGCACCGGATAAGTTCAACAGGTGGTTCCAGTAGCTTTGGTTGCGCCCCCAACTGTAGGGGGAGTTACCAATAATAACAATATCGCCAGCGGCGCGCTGGGCATGGGCTGCCGATGCGGCCACGGTAAGGGGGGCGATCGCCCCGAGGAGGATTATCGCGATGGGTCGCCAATGCCTGTATTGATTTGAGGGGTCTAGACGAGTCATGGTGTTCATGCACAGACTCCTAATCATCTTGCCGCTTTACTAGTTTATTTTAGCCGCAGCGGCGGGGGGCAGGGGGATACTGCGAACCGCCCCATATATCGGCACACACCGTCTCTGGCAGCCGAGTTATTGCAGCAGCGGCATATTAACAATCTGGGGATCAATGCCAGCGGTACTCAAAACATCCTGCCATTGCTGTTTCATGGTCGGATCGTTAGGGTTTTGGCGTTGCAGGGTGGCGAGGGTGGCAAGGGTATCGTTCCAGAGTTGGTTTGCCGCTAACAGGGGTAACCGCTCAACGGGTGGGGCAGCGGTAATCACAGCCGCTAGGTTGCTATCTAACTCTGCCCGCTCAATCCAGCCGGTGACAAAGGGATTGGCATCCGGTTCGTTGGGCTTACAGGTGAGGGAAAAAATCCACTGATATTTTTGCCCAGGTTGTAGGGTGGCTTTGGCCGGGTCAAGGGTCACGTTTAAGATGCCAGCGGTACCCGCCACCGGAATCTCTTGGGTGGCCAGTAGCTCACCTCCTTCCGTGAGGATCAATAACTCTGCGGATTTGGCGGTACTTTGGGGGACATAGAAAAAGAGGCTAGGGTTGGCGGCGGCGGTGACACCGAGGTTATTTTCCGGTATCAGCGCCACAAGACGAGTCAGTTTACCTTGGGTACATTCGCCAAAGCGGGTTGCCCCGGCAATGCGTTGGCCGGGCATCCCCCGCCCTGTGGGCACAAACGTGAGCCGATTGCCGGACTGGGCCGCAAAGCGATCGCGGGCAATGTAGGCTTCAACGTTGCTGATGGCATTGAGGGCATAGCGGTTGCCGGGTCGCAGACTCAGGGCACGGCGGAAGTTCACGAGTGCCGACTGGTAATCCCGTTTAGCGGTGAGTTGATAACCGCGCTGCATGTAGCGGTCAAACTCACTGGCGGGGTTGGTTTGGGCAAGGGTGGGCGCGCTGGCAATGACGGCGGGTAAAGTGCCGACACCTAACGTCAACGTACCAAGAAGCACTAGGGGAAGACCAAAACGTAGGGAAGACATAGCACTAACCTGCTGAATGCGCTAACTATCTTTAAGGTACTATGGGCAATCAGACGCTGTTGTGATCCGGCGGCCACTAGGACTGTGATGAATTTCAATCGGTTGGCGTGCGCTCTTACGCCAAAGGACTGTGATCCGGCTCTTGAGACGGTCAGCCTGCCCTTAGTGGAAGTCTTCTCGGCCATTCAGGGGGAAGGGGCGAACGTTGGCACGCGACAGATTTTTATCCGCTTGGCGGGCTGCGATCTGCGCTGTACTTACTGTGATAGTGCCCATACTTGGGGTACTCTGGCCACGGCTCTCCTAGAAACAACCGCGGGCGATCGCCAGTTCCAGCGGCTTGCGAACCCCCTCTCAGTTGCCCAAATTCTCGGTGCGGTGGCGCAACTCCATCAGCCCCATCTCCACGATAGTATCAGCGTCACCGGCGGCGAACCCCTGCTCCATGCCAGTGCCTTGGTGAGTCTGTTGCCCGCCCTCAAAGAGGCCACCCACCTGCCCCTTTACCTAGAAACTGGGGGGCATCATCCGGCGGCTCTAGCAACGGTGTTACCCTTCCTCGACAGTGTGGGGATGGATATTAAACTGCCCAGCGTCAGTGGGGAGTGCCACTGGGAGGCGCATCGCCACTTTTTGCACCTGTGCGATCGCGCCGGGGTGGAGGTCTTTTGCAAAGTCATTATTTCGGCGCTCACCGCCGCCAGCGATCTAGAAACCATGGCCGCCCTTGTTGCCAGTGTCAACCCGCGCACGCCCGTCTTTTTGCAGCCGGTGACCCCCATCGGTACGGGGCGGCTGACCCCACCGCCTCGTCCTGACCAAGTGCTGGTATGGCAACAGCAGCTTAAACAGCACCTGCGCGATGTGCGTGTCATTCCCCAGACCCATAAGTTTATGAACCAGCGGTAACGGTGGCTCTCGCCAACAGAATCAGGCACTGGCTGCCCCATCCCCAGAACCAGTAGGATAGGATGGGTTTACACGCTGATCGGGAAACAAAACATCACTTATGGCAGCACCCGCAATACTTGTTTTGGCTGATGGTTCCGTCTTTCGGGGGTTTTCTTTTGGGGCGCAGGGTACCGCCATTGGCGAAGTGGTCTTCAATACGGGCATGACGGGTTACCAAGAGGTGCTCACAGACCCCAGCTACTGCGGCCAAATTGTGACCTTTACCTACCCAGAACTGGGGAATACCGGCATTACCCCCGAAGATGATGAGTCCGATCGCCCCCAAGTGCGCGGTGCCATTGCCCGTAACATTTGTACCGTGCCCAGTAACTGGCGATCGCAGCAGTCCCTGCCGGACTACCTCAAGGCTCACCGCATTCCCGGCATCTACGGTATCGATACCCGCGCCCTCACCCGTAAAATCCGCACCGTGGGCGCGATGAATGGCGGGATTTCCACCGAAATTCTAGATCCACTGCAACTGTTGCAGGAGGTCTTAGCAGCGCCCAGTATGCAGGGGCAAAACCTCACCAAAGTGGTGACCACCCGTACCCCCTACGAATGGACGGAACCCACCCCTGCTGCTTGGGAGTTTCGGCCCCAGACCACCTCCGAGGAGCCACCCCTGACGGTAGTCGCCCTTGACTTTGGCGTTAAGCGCAACATTCTGCGCCGCTTGGCCAGTTACGGTTGTCGGGTGATTGTGGTGCCCAGCGACACCCCCGCTGAAACCATCCTCAGTTATGACCCAGACGGCATTTTCCTCTCCAATGGCCCTGGGGATCCGGCGGCAGTGGCCGAAGGCATTGAAACCGCCCGGCAGTTACTTGCCGCCGAGCGCCCCATGTTTGGCATTTGCTTGGGGCATCAACTGCTGGGGCTATCCCTCGGGGCAGAAACCTTTAAGCTCAAGTTTGGCCACCGTGGCCTGAACCAACCGGCGGGCCTCAGCCGCGAGGTGGAAATTACCAGCCAAAACCACGGCTTTGCCATTAGCCAAGCGTCCCTAGAAAAAACGCCCGTGACGGTGACGCACCTGAACCTCAACGACCACACCATTGCGGGGCTGAAGCACCAAACCCTGCCCATCTTTTCGGTGCAGTACCACCCCGAAGCCAGTCCGGGACCCCATGATGCAGATTACCTGTTTGGTGAGTTTGTGGCGCAAATGCGCGCCTACCGGCAGCAACACCCCCGTTCGGTGGCGGCTGGATGACACGACGGGCGCTCATTCCCTACGCCTTTTTAGCCCCGGCGGTGCTCCTACTCACCTTGACGGTGTTCTGGCCCGCCTTGCAAGCCTTTGTCCTCAGTTTTAGCCGCTACGATGCCGATTTGTTGAGTGCGCCGCGCTGGGTGGGGCTGGCCAATTTTGAGCAGTTGTTGCGGGATGGCGTTTTTTGGAAAACCCTTGGCAACACCCTGTTGTACCTCATTGTTGTAGTACCCATCTTGGCGATCGCCCCCCTGTTGCTGGCCATTCTGGTGAACCAACCGCTGCGGGGCATCCGCTGGTTTCGCGCCGCCTACTATACCCCCGTGATTATTTCCATGGTGGTAGCCGGAATTGCGTGGCGCTGGCTCTATGCCCCCAATGGACTATTAAATCAACTCCTACAAGGCTTGCACCTGAGCAGGGAGGGGATCCCGTGGCTCACTAGCCCGAAGTTAGCCCTATTTAGCGTCATGGCGGTCACCGTCTGGAAAGGACTGGGGTACTATATGGTGATCTATCTGGCGGGGTTGCAGGGCATTAGCGCCGAGTTGTACGAAGCGGCGGCCCTTGACGGCAGCGATGGCTGGCACCAGCACTGGGATATTACGCTGCCCCTGATGCGCCCCTATATTTTACTGGTGAGTATTATTTCGGCCATTGCCGCCACCAAAGTCTTTGAAGAGGTCTATGTTATGACCCAAGGGGGGCCGCTGAACAGTTCCAAAACCATTGTCTATTACATTTACGAAAATGCCTTTCAGCGCCTAGAAATCAACTACGCCTGTACGATGGGTTTAGTTTTGTTTCTCATGATTTTTGCCCTCTCATTGCTGAACCTGAAGTTTGGCCAGCAGGGGAGCCTCCCCCTTAACTAAGCACTTGCATCCGCTGGATCAACCATTGATTCCCTTGCTGCACTAGGGTATAGAGGACGCGGTAGCTATCGTTATAGGACACATCAGGACGCAGGGTTCCCTGCTCATAAAATTTGGCATCTTCCTGCACTTGGGCAATAACTTCCACCCGATTCCCCTCTAAAGGGCGAATTTCCTTAATCTCTATGTTGGTGAGGGTGTAGTTCCAATGGCTACCCTCCGCCTTTAATCCTTCGGCCCGCGATCGCCACGTGCTCAGGGCAGGCTCCGCCAAAATCGCCTCTAGAGCAGCAATGGCAAAGGTACTACCCAAGGCCTGCGCCTTTACCTGCTGCCAAGCTTGCAGCCGCTGCCGCGCCATTTCAATTGTCATGGCCGGAACCGCTGGCGATGGGGTTGTGGCAGGTGTCACTACCGCTGTTGGGGAGACTTCTGCAACCGGAGTTTCCGGTGTCAGCGTTGTCGTTGACTGCGATCGCGGCCAATAGTGCTGTGCCAACACGCCCGCGCCAATCAGACATACCCCCCCACCGGCCCATAACCAGCCCTTACCCCGCTGCCGTTTGGTACGGCGCTGCCGCGATTTGGTGATCGTTGCCGCCATCGTGCTGCTGCCCACGGTTGTATCTGTGCCTACGCTGGTGGCGGGAACGGCGGGCTGATGCGCCTCAAGGGGCAGCGTTTCAGCGGTTAATGAGACAGTCGGCAAGGATTCACGGTAGGGGGGCGGCACCGCCACGGTGGGCTTAATTGTGACGGGCGTTGCCGATGCTGTTGATGTCGTGGCTGTGGTTGATCCTGTTGATGTTGCCGATGTTGTGGCTGCAGTCGATGGGGATGACCGCTCTTCCGGCAGGGGTGAGGTACTGACCTCTTCGGCACTGAGCGCTTCGAGGTAGGTTTGGATGTTGGGGTCGGCAAAATAGGCCTCAAGGGAGACGGGGGTTTCGCCTAAATCCCGAAAGGCGGGATAAATTTCCTCCTGCAACCACTGTTGCGTGTAGTGGCACAATCCCGGCAGCAGATCGGGGGCGTGCTCTGAATGGCGACGAATAAAGGCAACACTTTGCTGATCTTGGCTTTT harbors:
- the carA gene encoding glutamine-hydrolyzing carbamoyl-phosphate synthase small subunit, encoding MADGSVFRGFSFGAQGTAIGEVVFNTGMTGYQEVLTDPSYCGQIVTFTYPELGNTGITPEDDESDRPQVRGAIARNICTVPSNWRSQQSLPDYLKAHRIPGIYGIDTRALTRKIRTVGAMNGGISTEILDPLQLLQEVLAAPSMQGQNLTKVVTTRTPYEWTEPTPAAWEFRPQTTSEEPPLTVVALDFGVKRNILRRLASYGCRVIVVPSDTPAETILSYDPDGIFLSNGPGDPAAVAEGIETARQLLAAERPMFGICLGHQLLGLSLGAETFKLKFGHRGLNQPAGLSREVEITSQNHGFAISQASLEKTPVTVTHLNLNDHTIAGLKHQTLPIFSVQYHPEASPGPHDADYLFGEFVAQMRAYRQQHPRSVAAG
- a CDS encoding IMS domain-containing protein, with the translated sequence MVVQNLFEDWLPVRIPLDYYQVLGVPIQATPEQIDQAFQERLMQLPSHQHSPATVATRRELIEQAYQVLRQPDQRHDYDRRCRSLDTDDLIAQLDPQPTIPDLEITDQQLSGALLLLYELGDYHQVVKVGQPFLKGDALDLSRPYTGSAAEADITLTVALAYLELGREQWQQQHYQAAAGHLDSGLRILERSALFPELQQQFQSELDRLRPYRILELLALPLADSVGRQRGVLLLREMLSDRGGIEGRHDDHSGLGVEDFLKFILQLRTYLTAAEQQELFEREARRPSAVASYLAVHALVARGFHELQPSLIRRGKELLERLLPNQDIYLELASCLLLLGQPAAALAALEKSQDQQSVAFIRRHSEHAPDLLPGLCHYTQQWLQEEIYPAFRDLGETPVSLEAYFADPNIQTYLEALSAEEVSTSPLPEERSSPSTAATTSATSTGSTTATTSTASATPVTIKPTVAVPPPYRESLPTVSLTAETLPLEAHQPAVPATSVGTDTTVGSSTMAATITKSRQRRTKRQRGKGWLWAGGGVCLIGAGVLAQHYWPRSQSTTTLTPETPVAEVSPTAVVTPATTPSPAVPAMTIEMARQRLQAWQQVKAQALGSTFAIAALEAILAEPALSTWRSRAEGLKAEGSHWNYTLTNIEIKEIRPLEGNRVEVIAQVQEDAKFYEQGTLRPDVSYNDSYRVLYTLVQQGNQWLIQRMQVLS
- a CDS encoding 7-carboxy-7-deazaguanine synthase QueE, translating into MNFNRLACALTPKDCDPALETVSLPLVEVFSAIQGEGANVGTRQIFIRLAGCDLRCTYCDSAHTWGTLATALLETTAGDRQFQRLANPLSVAQILGAVAQLHQPHLHDSISVTGGEPLLHASALVSLLPALKEATHLPLYLETGGHHPAALATVLPFLDSVGMDIKLPSVSGECHWEAHRHFLHLCDRAGVEVFCKVIISALTAASDLETMAALVASVNPRTPVFLQPVTPIGTGRLTPPPRPDQVLVWQQQLKQHLRDVRVIPQTHKFMNQR
- the psb28 gene encoding photosystem II reaction center protein Psb28; protein product: MAEIQFIRGVNEEIVPDVRLTRARDGSSGQAMFYFDNPKIVQEGNLEITGMYMVDEEGELVTRDVNAKFINGQPVAIEATYSMRSPEQWDRFIRFMDRYAASHGLGFQKS
- a CDS encoding DUF928 domain-containing protein, coding for MSSLRFGLPLVLLGTLTLGVGTLPAVIASAPTLAQTNPASEFDRYMQRGYQLTAKRDYQSALVNFRRALSLRPGNRYALNAISNVEAYIARDRFAAQSGNRLTFVPTGRGMPGQRIAGATRFGECTQGKLTRLVALIPENNLGVTAAANPSLFFYVPQSTAKSAELLILTEGGELLATQEIPVAGTAGILNVTLDPAKATLQPGQKYQWIFSLTCKPNEPDANPFVTGWIERAELDSNLAAVITAAPPVERLPLLAANQLWNDTLATLATLQRQNPNDPTMKQQWQDVLSTAGIDPQIVNMPLLQ
- a CDS encoding FxLYD domain-containing protein, with amino-acid sequence MNTMTRLDPSNQYRHWRPIAIILLGAIAPLTVAASAAHAQRAAGDIVIIGNSPYSWGRNQSYWNHLLNLSGATQPVAARGGTPPGDSAEADPKVIEQQLLRNIRVGQPRLQAVIKLPGSSEVTGTVTNNNREPVTIQSINFEVIGSDGRLIQTGAVAPEPATIGPGQTVTYQQFLPTVPSDVGATVRLARPAVILQGGV
- a CDS encoding sugar ABC transporter permease yields the protein MTRRALIPYAFLAPAVLLLTLTVFWPALQAFVLSFSRYDADLLSAPRWVGLANFEQLLRDGVFWKTLGNTLLYLIVVVPILAIAPLLLAILVNQPLRGIRWFRAAYYTPVIISMVVAGIAWRWLYAPNGLLNQLLQGLHLSREGIPWLTSPKLALFSVMAVTVWKGLGYYMVIYLAGLQGISAELYEAAALDGSDGWHQHWDITLPLMRPYILLVSIISAIAATKVFEEVYVMTQGGPLNSSKTIVYYIYENAFQRLEINYACTMGLVLFLMIFALSLLNLKFGQQGSLPLN
- the coaE gene encoding dephospho-CoA kinase (Dephospho-CoA kinase (CoaE) performs the final step in coenzyme A biosynthesis.), translating into MSRPHRIGLTGGIACGKSAVAAYMQQRYQVPVIDADQLAREAVIQGTPIYDAIVRRYGRTICCENGSLDRSRLGEIIFADPQERHWLEGQIHPWVVEQMQQAIQACPQPQILLVIPLLFEANLEFLVDSIWVVAVDTATQLARLQVRDGLSVEAAQQRLAAQLPLATKIARADHVLWNSGTLAELYAQVDRLWGQR